The Virgibacillus phasianinus genome includes a window with the following:
- the aceA gene encoding isocitrate lyase, whose product MKEARIEKLKKEWNEDLRWVGVERPYSPEDVIRLRGSIDREHSLAKLGAQKFWKLLNRETYVNALGALTGNQAVQQVKAGLKAIYLSGWQVAADANQAGQMYPDQSLYPVDSVPNVVKRINQALERADQIHFAEDNSDVDWFAPIVADAEAGFGGQLNVFELMKAMIEAGASAVHFEDQLSSEKKCGHLGGKVLLPTQTAVRNLIAARFAADVMGTPTLIIARTDANAANLITSDVDPYDKPFITGERTTEGFFKTKAGIDQAIARGLAYAPYADLVWCETSEPNLKEAQQFADAIHEKFPNKLLAYNCSPSFNWKSKLSDEEIASFQDDLGKMGYKFQFVTLAGFHALNHSMFELARNYSQKGMAAYSILQQAEFTSEQYGYSATRHQREVGTGYFDEVAQVISGGTSSTVALKGSTETEQFNR is encoded by the coding sequence TTGAAGGAAGCGCGAATTGAAAAGTTGAAAAAAGAATGGAATGAAGATTTACGTTGGGTAGGTGTTGAACGTCCCTACAGCCCGGAAGATGTAATTCGCTTGCGTGGATCAATAGATAGGGAGCATTCCTTAGCCAAACTTGGAGCGCAAAAATTCTGGAAGCTGTTGAACAGAGAAACATATGTAAACGCTCTTGGTGCGCTGACAGGAAATCAGGCAGTACAACAGGTGAAGGCGGGATTGAAAGCTATATACTTAAGCGGGTGGCAGGTAGCGGCAGATGCAAACCAAGCAGGTCAAATGTATCCGGATCAGAGTTTATATCCAGTCGATAGTGTACCGAATGTGGTTAAACGCATAAACCAGGCGTTGGAACGGGCAGACCAAATTCATTTTGCGGAGGATAATAGTGATGTAGATTGGTTTGCTCCAATTGTAGCCGACGCGGAAGCTGGATTTGGCGGCCAATTAAATGTTTTTGAATTGATGAAGGCGATGATTGAAGCGGGAGCATCCGCCGTTCACTTTGAGGATCAGCTGTCATCAGAGAAAAAATGTGGACATCTTGGAGGCAAAGTGTTGCTGCCAACACAAACCGCTGTTAGAAATTTGATTGCTGCACGATTCGCTGCGGATGTGATGGGCACACCTACACTAATTATTGCACGCACAGACGCGAATGCTGCCAACCTAATCACTAGTGATGTGGATCCATATGATAAGCCATTTATTACTGGTGAAAGAACAACGGAAGGATTCTTTAAAACAAAAGCCGGTATCGACCAGGCGATTGCCCGCGGCCTAGCATATGCACCATATGCGGATCTGGTTTGGTGTGAAACATCAGAACCAAACTTGAAAGAAGCACAACAATTCGCTGATGCAATTCATGAAAAATTCCCTAATAAATTGTTGGCATATAATTGTTCCCCATCGTTCAATTGGAAAAGCAAGCTATCAGATGAAGAAATTGCAAGCTTTCAGGACGATTTAGGAAAAATGGGGTATAAATTCCAGTTCGTTACACTTGCCGGATTCCATGCACTCAATCACAGTATGTTTGAATTAGCCCGGAATTACAGCCAAAAAGGAATGGCTGCATACTCCATATTACAACAGGCTGAATTCACAAGTGAACAATATGGCTATAGCGCGACCCGTCATCAACGGGAGGTGGGAACAGGTTATTTTGATGAGGTGGCACAGGTTATTTCAGGAGGCACTTCATCAACCGTAGCATTGAAAGGATCAACTGAAACTGAACAATTTAACCGTTAG